The Streptomyces sp. SS1-1 genome has a segment encoding these proteins:
- a CDS encoding PLP-dependent cysteine synthase family protein → MRYDSPLAAVGNTPLVRLPRLSPSDDVRIWAKLEDRNPTGSVKDRPALHMIEQAEKDGRLTPGCTILEPTSGNTGISLAMAAKLKGYRMVCVMPENTSQERRDLLGMWGAEIISSPAAGGSNTAVRVAKELSAEHPDWVMLYQYGNPDNAGAHYATTGPEILADLPSVTHFVAGLGTTGTLMGVGRYLREHKPDVKIVAAEPRYDDLVYGLRNLDEGFVPELYDASVLTTRFSVGSADAVTRTRELLQQEGIFAGVSTGAALHAAIGVGKKALKAGESADIVFLVADGGWKYLSTGVYTAATTEEAIETLHGQLWA, encoded by the coding sequence ATGCGGTACGACTCCCCCCTCGCCGCGGTCGGCAACACCCCCCTGGTGCGCCTGCCGCGGCTGTCGCCGTCCGACGACGTCCGGATCTGGGCCAAGCTGGAGGACCGCAACCCCACCGGCTCCGTCAAGGACCGGCCCGCCCTGCACATGATCGAGCAGGCGGAGAAGGACGGCCGGCTCACGCCGGGCTGCACCATCCTCGAGCCGACCAGCGGCAACACCGGCATCTCCCTCGCCATGGCGGCCAAGCTCAAGGGCTACCGCATGGTGTGCGTGATGCCCGAGAACACCTCCCAGGAGCGCCGCGACCTGCTCGGCATGTGGGGCGCCGAGATCATCTCCAGCCCCGCCGCGGGCGGCTCCAACACCGCCGTACGGGTCGCCAAGGAGCTCTCCGCCGAGCACCCGGACTGGGTGATGCTCTACCAGTACGGCAACCCGGACAACGCGGGCGCCCACTACGCGACGACCGGCCCGGAGATCCTCGCCGACCTCCCCTCGGTCACCCACTTCGTCGCGGGCCTCGGCACCACCGGCACCCTGATGGGCGTCGGCCGCTATCTGCGCGAGCACAAGCCCGACGTGAAGATCGTCGCCGCCGAGCCGCGCTACGACGACCTCGTCTACGGCCTGCGCAACCTCGACGAGGGCTTCGTCCCCGAGCTGTACGACGCCTCGGTCCTCACCACCCGCTTCTCGGTCGGCTCCGCCGACGCGGTCACCCGCACCCGGGAACTCCTCCAGCAGGAGGGCATCTTCGCGGGCGTCTCCACCGGCGCCGCCCTGCACGCCGCGATCGGCGTCGGGAAGAAGGCGCTGAAGGCGGGGGAGAGCGCCGACATCGTGTTCCTCGTCGCCGACGGCGGCTGGAAGTACCTCTCGACGGGCGTCTACACGGCCGCGACGACGGAGGAAGCCATCGAGACGCTCCACGGCCAGCTCTGGGCCTGA
- a CDS encoding MoaD/ThiS family protein — protein MAIEVRIPTILRTYTDGQKAVEGSGETLADLFTDLESRHAGIRARIVDGGQLRRFVNVYLNDEDVRFLDGIDTKLSDGDNVTILPAVAGGMA, from the coding sequence ATGGCCATCGAGGTCCGCATCCCGACCATCCTCCGCACCTACACCGACGGTCAGAAGGCGGTGGAGGGCAGCGGTGAGACCCTCGCCGACCTGTTCACCGACCTCGAGAGCCGCCACGCGGGAATCCGGGCGCGCATCGTCGACGGCGGCCAGCTGCGCCGCTTCGTCAACGTCTACCTGAACGACGAGGACGTCCGCTTCCTCGACGGCATCGACACCAAGCTCAGCGACGGCGACAACGTCACGATCCTGCCGGCCGTGGCCGGCGGTATGGCCTGA
- a CDS encoding putative leader peptide yields the protein MVLHDVSGKTPGMLLVARLHVDLCRLASAIC from the coding sequence ATGGTTCTCCACGACGTGAGCGGGAAGACGCCGGGCATGCTGCTCGTGGCGCGGCTGCACGTCGACCTGTGCAGGCTCGCCAGCGCCATCTGTTGA
- a CDS encoding Mov34/MPN/PAD-1 family protein, with protein MLTITQALVDQIVAHARKDHPDEACGVVAGPAGSDRPERFIPMLNAAMSPTFYEFDSGDLLKLYRDMDDRDEEPVIVYHSHTATEAYPSRTDISYANEPGAHYVLVSTADTDGLGDFQFRSFRILEGEVTEEEVRIVESY; from the coding sequence ATGCTGACCATCACCCAGGCCCTCGTCGACCAGATCGTCGCCCACGCGCGCAAGGACCACCCCGACGAGGCGTGCGGAGTCGTCGCGGGCCCGGCCGGATCGGACCGCCCCGAACGCTTCATCCCCATGCTGAACGCGGCGATGTCCCCCACGTTCTACGAGTTCGACTCCGGCGACCTGCTCAAGCTCTACCGCGACATGGACGACCGCGACGAGGAGCCGGTGATCGTCTACCACTCGCACACCGCCACCGAGGCCTACCCCTCGCGCACCGACATCTCGTACGCCAACGAGCCCGGCGCCCACTACGTCCTCGTCTCCACGGCCGACACCGACGGCCTCGGCGACTTCCAGTTCCGCTCCTTCCGCATCCTCGAGGGCGAGGTCACGGAGGAGGAGGTCAGGATCGTCGAGTCCTACTGA
- a CDS encoding amino acid permease, translating into MTSSKVSDTTATGAPEEGYERGLGSRQVQMIAIGGAIGVGLFMGAGANIAKAGPSIILMYALAGVVIFFIMRALGELLLYRPVSGSFAEYAREFLGPFFGFVTGWTYWLMWVVTGMAELTAAAIYIHFWFPDIPQWVSALVFLVVLFGVNLISVKIFGEVEFWFSMVKVTAIIGMIVIGLGVLTLGFSDAGDTAAASNLWSHGGFFPNGIGSSLMTLQGVMFAYLAVELVGVTAGESENPEKTLPKAINTLPWRIIVFYVGALLVILSVVKWTEFSAGESPFVHAFGKIGIPLAAGIVNFVVLTAALSSCNSGMYSTGRMLRGLAANNEAPKAFARLNARKTPAIGITVSVALMGIGVILNYVVPEKAFTYVTSVATAAGIWTWMMILVSHIRYRRAVDAGRLRASSFPAPGGALFSWVALLFLILVTCMIAYDKDARVCLYVAAGWAVALGVGWSVLKSRNPGIATRGGEEPELEKVG; encoded by the coding sequence ATGACCTCTTCGAAGGTCAGCGACACGACGGCCACGGGCGCCCCCGAAGAGGGGTACGAGCGCGGCCTCGGCAGCCGTCAGGTCCAGATGATCGCGATCGGCGGCGCCATCGGCGTCGGCCTGTTCATGGGTGCCGGTGCGAACATCGCAAAGGCCGGACCCAGCATCATCCTCATGTACGCCCTCGCGGGCGTCGTCATCTTCTTCATCATGCGGGCCCTGGGCGAGCTGCTCCTGTACCGGCCCGTCTCCGGCTCCTTCGCCGAGTACGCCCGGGAGTTCCTGGGCCCCTTCTTCGGCTTCGTCACGGGCTGGACGTACTGGCTCATGTGGGTGGTCACCGGCATGGCCGAGCTGACGGCCGCCGCGATCTACATCCACTTCTGGTTCCCGGACATCCCGCAGTGGGTCAGCGCCCTGGTGTTCCTCGTGGTGCTCTTCGGCGTCAACCTCATCTCCGTCAAGATCTTCGGCGAGGTCGAGTTCTGGTTCTCGATGGTCAAGGTCACGGCCATCATCGGCATGATCGTCATCGGCCTCGGCGTGCTCACCCTGGGCTTCTCGGACGCCGGTGACACCGCCGCCGCCTCCAACCTCTGGTCGCACGGCGGGTTCTTCCCCAACGGCATCGGCTCCAGCCTGATGACGCTCCAGGGCGTCATGTTCGCCTACCTCGCCGTCGAGCTCGTCGGCGTCACCGCGGGCGAGTCCGAGAACCCCGAGAAGACCCTGCCCAAGGCCATCAACACGCTGCCCTGGCGCATCATCGTCTTCTACGTCGGCGCGCTCCTGGTGATCCTCTCCGTCGTGAAGTGGACCGAGTTCTCCGCCGGCGAGAGCCCCTTCGTGCACGCCTTCGGCAAGATCGGCATCCCGCTCGCCGCCGGCATCGTCAACTTCGTGGTCCTCACCGCGGCCCTGTCGTCCTGCAACTCCGGCATGTACTCCACCGGCCGGATGCTGCGCGGCCTCGCCGCCAACAACGAGGCCCCCAAGGCCTTCGCCCGGCTCAACGCCCGCAAGACGCCCGCCATCGGCATCACCGTCTCGGTGGCCCTCATGGGCATCGGCGTGATCCTCAACTACGTCGTCCCGGAGAAGGCGTTCACCTACGTCACCTCCGTCGCCACCGCGGCCGGCATCTGGACCTGGATGATGATCCTCGTCAGCCACATCCGCTACCGCCGTGCCGTCGACGCCGGCCGGCTGCGCGCCTCCTCCTTCCCCGCCCCCGGCGGGGCCCTCTTCAGCTGGGTCGCGCTGCTCTTCCTCATCCTCGTGACCTGCATGATCGCGTACGACAAGGACGCGCGGGTCTGCCTGTACGTCGCCGCCGGCTGGGCCGTCGCCCTCGGTGTCGGCTGGTCGGTCCTCAAGAGCCGCAACCCGGGCATCGCCACGCGCGGCGGCGAGGAGCCGGAGCTGGAGAAGGTCGGCTGA
- a CDS encoding DUF2017 domain-containing protein, with translation MPGTFEPVPGGGAAVALDDVEISIIRSLAVQLLELIGPGPAGEASDDPLAELFAEGPSEPPSDPVLKRLFPDAYGDPEGTPQAEEAEEQRAYSAEFRRYTENDLRAGKRENALAVVRTLDALSAGSAGDGAAVLKLSTEESQQWLSALNDLRLAIGSRLEITDEDDADLLYRLPDEDSRKPMVMAYLWLGGLQETLVATLMP, from the coding sequence ATGCCAGGAACCTTCGAACCCGTCCCCGGCGGCGGCGCCGCCGTCGCTCTCGACGACGTCGAGATCTCCATCATCCGGTCGCTGGCCGTCCAGCTGCTGGAGCTCATCGGACCCGGCCCGGCCGGCGAGGCCTCCGACGACCCGCTCGCCGAGCTGTTCGCCGAGGGCCCCAGCGAGCCGCCCTCCGACCCCGTGCTCAAGCGCCTGTTCCCCGACGCCTACGGCGACCCCGAGGGCACCCCGCAGGCCGAGGAGGCCGAGGAACAGCGGGCGTACTCCGCCGAGTTCCGCCGCTACACGGAGAACGACCTGCGCGCCGGCAAGCGGGAGAACGCCCTCGCGGTGGTGCGCACCCTGGACGCGCTCAGCGCCGGGAGCGCCGGCGACGGCGCCGCGGTGCTGAAGCTGTCCACCGAGGAGTCCCAGCAGTGGCTCAGCGCCCTCAACGACCTGCGCCTGGCCATCGGGTCCCGGCTGGAGATCACCGACGAGGACGACGCCGATCTGCTGTACCGCCTCCCCGACGAGGACTCCCGCAAGCCGATGGTGATGGCCTATCTGTGGCTCGGCGGCCTCCAGGAGACCCTCGTCGCCACCCTCATGCCCTGA
- the clpS gene encoding ATP-dependent Clp protease adapter ClpS, protein MGTVTSPAPLEIERTEPAEEVFAVPEPDVPWVTIVHNDPVNLMSYVTYVFQTYFGYSKDKATKLMLDVHHKGRAVVSSGSREEMERDVQAMHGYGLWATLQQDRK, encoded by the coding sequence ATGGGCACTGTGACGTCACCCGCTCCCCTAGAGATCGAACGCACCGAGCCGGCGGAGGAAGTGTTCGCCGTCCCCGAGCCCGACGTCCCCTGGGTCACGATCGTCCACAACGACCCGGTCAACCTCATGAGCTACGTGACGTACGTCTTCCAGACGTATTTCGGGTACAGCAAGGACAAGGCCACCAAGCTCATGCTCGACGTCCACCACAAGGGCCGGGCGGTCGTCTCCAGCGGATCCCGCGAAGAGATGGAACGCGACGTGCAGGCCATGCACGGCTACGGCCTGTGGGCCACCCTCCAGCAGGACCGGAAGTAG